One Gimesia aquarii DNA segment encodes these proteins:
- the atpD gene encoding F0F1 ATP synthase subunit beta: protein MATTEASTTKTVGKITQIIGSTFDAEFPEDQLPEIYNALIVDETIKGVEIKVAGEVQQHLGGSRVRCVALGSTDGMVRGMNVTDTGAPVSVPVGKETLGRVFNLLGDPVDGRGEVKTEERWPIHRHSPELDNLSAKTELFETGIKVVDLLTPFVRGGKAGLFGGAGLGKTVILTELIARIASAHGGYSVFAGVGERTREGNDLWLEMQETKIGQTDRSVIEQTCMVFGQMNEPPGARLRVALSALTMAEWFRDTTGTDTLLFVDNIFRFSQAGSEVSALLGRMPSAVGYQPTLGTELGELQERITSTKNGAITSVQAVYVPADDPTDPAPATAFSHLDAFIYLERKISEKGIYPAIDPLASSSRILDPQYVGERHYQVAREVQQTLQRYRELQDIIAILGVDELSEEDKLVVHRARRIERFLSQPFLVAEVFTGKAGKITPLEDTIRSFEEICAGKWDHLPEAAFMYVGSVEEAEEQAKKMAEE, encoded by the coding sequence ATGGCGACAACGGAAGCCAGTACAACAAAAACAGTTGGTAAAATCACACAGATCATTGGCTCAACATTCGATGCTGAGTTCCCCGAAGACCAATTGCCTGAAATCTACAATGCACTTATTGTAGATGAGACGATTAAAGGCGTGGAAATCAAAGTGGCTGGTGAAGTTCAACAGCACCTGGGTGGTAGCCGTGTCCGTTGTGTGGCCCTGGGGTCAACCGATGGTATGGTCCGGGGAATGAACGTCACCGACACCGGTGCACCTGTCTCAGTTCCTGTCGGTAAAGAAACATTAGGCCGCGTTTTTAACTTGCTTGGTGATCCCGTTGATGGTCGCGGTGAGGTGAAGACTGAGGAACGCTGGCCTATTCACCGTCATTCGCCTGAACTGGATAACCTGAGTGCTAAGACAGAACTGTTTGAAACTGGTATCAAGGTGGTTGACCTGCTCACTCCCTTTGTTCGTGGTGGAAAAGCGGGCTTGTTTGGTGGAGCCGGACTCGGCAAGACTGTGATTTTGACTGAGTTAATTGCTCGAATCGCCAGTGCTCACGGTGGTTATTCTGTATTCGCTGGTGTGGGGGAAAGAACCCGTGAAGGAAACGACCTCTGGTTGGAAATGCAGGAAACAAAAATTGGTCAGACAGATCGATCTGTGATTGAGCAAACCTGTATGGTCTTTGGTCAGATGAATGAGCCTCCCGGAGCACGTTTGCGAGTTGCTCTCTCTGCCTTGACTATGGCAGAATGGTTCCGTGATACCACGGGGACTGATACCCTACTGTTCGTTGACAATATCTTCCGATTTTCACAAGCAGGAAGTGAAGTATCGGCGCTGTTGGGACGTATGCCGAGTGCTGTGGGTTATCAGCCCACCCTGGGAACAGAACTGGGTGAACTCCAAGAGCGAATTACCTCAACAAAAAATGGAGCGATCACCAGTGTGCAGGCAGTTTATGTACCTGCTGACGACCCCACCGACCCTGCTCCTGCCACAGCGTTTTCTCACTTGGATGCGTTCATTTATCTGGAACGAAAGATCTCTGAAAAGGGTATTTATCCGGCGATCGATCCGCTCGCCTCTTCAAGTCGTATTCTGGACCCGCAATATGTGGGAGAACGTCACTATCAAGTGGCACGTGAAGTTCAGCAGACTCTGCAACGTTATCGTGAACTTCAAGACATCATCGCCATTTTAGGTGTTGATGAATTAAGTGAAGAAGATAAATTGGTCGTTCACCGCGCACGTCGTATCGAACGATTCTTATCACAACCCTTCCTGGTTGCTGAAGTGTTTACCGGTAAAGCAGGAAAAATTACTCCACTGGAAGATACGATTCGCAGCTTTGAAGAAATCTGCGCTGGTAAGTGGGACCATCTTCCTGAAGCCGCATTTATGTATGTTGGTTCTGTAGAAGAAGCTGAAGAACAAGCCAAGAAAATGGCAGAAGAATAA
- a CDS encoding FoF1 ATP synthase subunit delta/epsilon gives MAQEFRFLLVTPETTLLDLSIQSLRCTLFDGQIGILPGRMPMVGRLGHGELVYKSTEGTENNYFIDGGFLQVQGNVISVLTEQALPISELDAAEAEKLLEEALARPAIGDDQCDARERDQDRARAMLTLANQK, from the coding sequence ATGGCACAAGAATTTCGATTTTTATTAGTGACTCCGGAAACAACTCTGTTGGATCTCTCGATTCAGAGCCTGCGTTGTACTTTGTTTGATGGACAAATCGGGATTCTACCAGGCCGCATGCCGATGGTCGGTCGACTCGGCCATGGTGAACTCGTCTACAAGTCTACGGAAGGAACAGAGAACAATTACTTTATTGATGGTGGCTTTTTACAAGTTCAAGGCAACGTCATTTCCGTTTTGACAGAACAAGCGCTTCCCATCAGCGAACTGGATGCTGCAGAAGCTGAGAAACTTCTGGAAGAAGCGCTAGCCAGACCGGCTATTGGCGACGATCAATGTGATGCTCGCGAACGAGATCAAGACCGTGCACGCGCCATGCTGACGCTGGCGAATCAAAAGTAG
- the atpG gene encoding ATP synthase F1 subunit gamma, whose translation MAKARAIVKRLKAVKNIRKITRTMELIATARFKKAMDRASEAAAYTRKISELVSDLSQANLEFHHPLLEKHETEKNSVLLVLTSNRGLCGGYNSSVLKSALKRHQELEAKGQNVRLEVSGKRGISFLKFQGTTASHTYTHFEDRPTFEEVDELASRYITEYIEGKIDRLDVAYTEFISSSKQEAVVHSVLPIGALESSDTESSASQKYDYEFLPSAQEILEEIVPTAFKARLFKCFLDAAVSEQIARMVAMKGATENANEMVGTLSAQYNRARQTQITSEILEIIGGAAALE comes from the coding sequence ATGGCCAAAGCACGTGCCATCGTAAAACGTTTAAAAGCGGTTAAAAATATCCGTAAAATTACACGGACTATGGAATTGATCGCCACTGCGCGATTCAAGAAAGCTATGGACCGCGCTTCGGAAGCAGCCGCTTATACGCGAAAGATTTCTGAACTTGTCTCTGATTTGTCACAGGCTAATCTCGAGTTTCATCACCCCTTACTGGAAAAGCATGAAACTGAGAAAAATTCTGTGCTTTTGGTTCTCACCTCCAATCGTGGGCTTTGTGGTGGTTATAACTCAAGCGTTTTAAAAAGTGCCTTGAAACGCCATCAGGAACTGGAAGCCAAGGGTCAAAACGTCCGGCTGGAAGTCTCTGGAAAACGTGGGATCAGCTTTTTGAAATTCCAGGGAACCACTGCCTCTCATACTTATACACACTTCGAAGATCGCCCCACATTTGAAGAAGTGGATGAGCTGGCGAGCCGTTATATTACAGAATATATTGAAGGTAAGATTGACCGACTCGATGTTGCATACACCGAGTTTATTTCTTCATCCAAACAAGAGGCTGTCGTTCACTCAGTGCTTCCAATTGGTGCTTTGGAATCGTCAGACACCGAGTCTTCAGCATCGCAAAAATATGATTATGAGTTTCTCCCTTCCGCACAGGAAATACTAGAGGAAATCGTACCGACCGCATTTAAAGCACGCTTATTTAAGTGCTTCCTGGATGCAGCAGTGAGCGAGCAGATCGCACGTATGGTTGCGATGAAAGGTGCCACCGAAAACGCGAATGAAATGGTGGGAACTTTATCTGCTCAATATAATCGTGCGAGACAAACACAAATTACTTCGGAAATTCTTGAAATCATTGGCGGTGCCGCTGCCTTGGAGTAA